A part of Anabas testudineus chromosome 9, fAnaTes1.2, whole genome shotgun sequence genomic DNA contains:
- the rufy3 gene encoding protein RUFY3 isoform X3 translates to MSDLTPQSETPTPTTDKITQAARETIYLCNFRVSVDGEWLCLRELNDISLTPDPEPAHEDPKDPIAIERLNLMNMAKLSIKGLIESALNLGRTLDSDYAPLQQFFVVMEHCLKHGLKTKKTFLGQNKSFWGALELVEKLTPEAGEITASVKDLPGLKTPLGRGRAWLRLALMQKKLSDYMKTIINRKDLLSEFYEPNALMMEEEGAVIAGLLVGLNVIDANLCMKGEDLDSQVGVIDFSMYLKDGGHSSKSAEGDGQITAILDQKNYVEELNRHLSASVNNLQAKVDALEKSNTKLTEELAVANNRIITLQEDAEIAKEESSYQLETRKALRSDSAADGQALGETRKQLKEETLLRLDVERELEVQIGMKQEMELSMKMLEKDICEKQDALVELRQQLEDLRAINQQLSHKSQSADAGSKQKSEVIVRLEEKINQMAGTVKQLETRCKQAERERDLALEANRLFKQDFGDKIESLQTEVEQLRKHRFIQEQELRKERERRSEHHLRQSTTPRRERRHQEEVPKQIPESPSVKRESDLLHTGQEDKSSLSSSLSLSQHEDEQDSFVEISPPSLCMMCEQDDSLLKTKKQCKNCSGVFCESCVSNELPLPSSILPETVCTTCYSHLLQQYASTPT, encoded by the exons ATCCAAAGGATCCCATTGCAATTGAAAGGCTTAACTTGATGAACATGGCCAAACTGAGCATCAAGGGCCTGATCGAGTCTGCGCTCAACCTCGGGCGCACGCTTGACTCTGACTATGCACCTCTCCAGCAGTTCTTTGTTGTGATGGAGCATTGTCTGAAACATGGGTTGAAAA CTAAGAAGACCTTCCTGGGTCAGAACAAGTCCTTCTGGGGCGCATTGGAACTGGTTGAGAAGCTGACACCTGAGGCTGGAGAGATCACCGCCAGCGTAAAAGACCTGCCGGGCCTCAA AACTCCCTTAGGAAGAGGACGTGCCTGGTTACGACTGGCCTTGATGCAGAAGAAACTCTCTGACTACATGAAGACCATCATCAACAGAAAGGATCTGCTCAG TGAGTTCTACGAGCCAAATGCActgatgatggaggaggagggagctgtCATCGCTGGGCTGCTCGTTGGGCTAAATGTCATTGACGCCAATCTCTGTATGAAAGGAGAAGACTTGGACTCACAG GTCGGGGTAATTGATTTCTCAATGTACCTCAAAGATGGCGGACACAGTAGTAAGAGTGCAGAAGG TGACGGTCAGATCACAGCGATTCTCGATCAGAAGAATTACGTGGAGGAGCTCAACAGACATTTAAG TGCATCAGTAAATAATCTCCAGGCCAAGGTGGATGCTCTGGAAAAGTCCAACACTAAGCTAACAGAAGAG CTCGCAGTGGCAAATAACAGGATCATCACTTTACAAGAAGATGCAGAGATAGCAAAGGAGGAGAGCTCGTATCAGCTGGAGACCAGAAAG GCATTAAGAAGCGATTCAGCAGCAGACGGACAAGCGCTGGGGGAAACACGCAAGCAGCTCAAAGAGGAAACTCTGCTTCGACTG GATGTGGAGAGGGAGCTGGAGGTGCAGATCGGGATGAAGCAGGAGATGGAGCTGTCCATGAAGATGCTGGAGAAAGACATCTGTGAGAAACAGGATGCACTGGTGGAGCTCAGACAGCAGCTGGAAGACCTTCGTGCCATTAACCAACAGCTTAGCCACAAGTCGCAG AGCGCAGACGCCGGCTCTAAACAGAAGAGTGAAGTCATTGTTCGCCTGGAGGAGAAAATAAACCAGATGGCAGGGACAGTAAAACAACTAGAGACCAG ATGcaaacaggcagagagagagagggatctGGCCTTGGAGGCAAACCGGCTCTTCAAACAGGACTTTGGAGACAAAATCGAGAGTCTGCAGACGGAGGTGGAGCAGCTAAGGAAACACAG GTTCATTCAGGAGCAGGAGTTGAGAAAAGAGCGAGAGCGAAGGAGCGAGCATCATCTCAGACAATCCACTACTCCTCGGAGGGAGAGGAGACATCAAGAGGAGGTCCCaaaa CAGATCCCAGAATCCCCATCCGTTAAAAGGGAGAGTGACCTGTTGCACACTGGGCAGGAGGACAAATCCAGCCTGAGCTCCAGTTT aTCCTTGTCACAACATGAAGATGAACAG GACTCCTTCGTGGAGATCAGTCCACCTTCTCTCTGTATGATGTGTGAACAGGACGACTCCCTCCTGAAGACAAAG aAACAGTGCAAGAACTGCAGCGGGGTTTTCTGTGAGAGCTGCGTTTCCAACGAGCTGCCGTTACCTTCCTCTATTCTCCCAGAGACTGTGTGTACCACCTGCTACTCTCACTTACTCCAACAATACGCTTCAACGCCAACATga
- the mapk1 gene encoding mitogen-activated protein kinase 1: MATAAVSAPAGCGPSPGPGTELVRGQAFDVGPRYSNLSYIGEGAYGMVCSAYDRENKIRVAIKKISPFEHQTYCQRTLREIKILLRFKHENIIGINDIIRTPTIDQMKDVYIVQDLMETDLYKLLKTQHLSNDHICYFLYQILRGLKYIHSANVLHRDLKPSNLLLNTTCDLKICDFGLARVADPDHDHTGFLTEYVATRWYRAPEIMLNSKGYTKSIDIWSVGCILAEMLSNRPIFPGKHYLDQLNHILGILGSPSQEDLNCIINIKARNYLLSLPLRCKVPWNRLFPNADPKALDLLDKMLTFNPHKRIEVEEALAHPYLEQYYDPTDEPVAEAPFKFDMELDDLPKETLKELIFEETARFQPGFRS; the protein is encoded by the exons ATGGCGACAGCTGCGGTGTCTGCCCCTGCTGGCTGCGGCCCCAGCCCCGGGCCGGGAACAGAGCTCGTCCGCGGGCAGGCTTTCGACGTCGGGCCTCGGTACAGCAATCTCTCCTACATCGGGGAGGGAGCTTACGGGATGGTGTG TTCTGCCTATGACCGAGAGAACAAGATACGTGTGGCCATTAAGAAGATCAGCCCTTTTGAGCACCAGACTTACTGCCAACGCACCCTGAGAGAGATTAAAATCCTTCTGCGCTTTAAACATGAGAACATCATTGGAATCAACGATATTATCCGCACACCCACTATTGACCAGATGAAGGACGT ATATATTGTCCAGGACCTTATGGAGACAGACCTGTACAAGCTCCTGAAGACTCAACACCTGAGCAACGATCACATCTGCTACTTCCTCTACCAGATCCTACGAGGGCTCAAGTACATCCACTCTGCCAACGTCCTGCACCGCGACCTGAAGCCTTCCAACCTTCTGCTCAACACCACCTGTGATCTCAAG ATCTGTGATTTTGGTTTGGCTCGCGTGGCTGATCCTGACCATGACCACACTGGTTTCCTAACAGAGTATGTAGCCACACGTTGGTATCGAGCACCTGAGATCATGCTCAACTCAAAG GGCTATACCAAGTCCATAGACATCTGGTCAGTGGGTTGCATCCTGGCTGAGATGTTGTCCAACAGACCAATCTTTCCTGGAAAGCACTATTTGGATCAGCTCAACCATATTTTGG GGATCCTGGGTTCTCCCTCTCAGGAGGATCTCAACTGCATTATCAACATTAAGGCTAGGAACTATCTCTTGTCACTTCCTTTACGCTGCAAGGTGCCGTGGAACCGCCTCTTCCCCAATGCTGATCCAAAAG ctctggaCCTGCTGGACAAGATGTTGACCTTTAACCCTCACAAGAGGATCGAGGTGGAGGAGGCTCTGGCGCACCCCTACCTAGAGCAATATTACGACCCCACGGATGAG CCTGTTGCTGAGGCCCCATTCAAGTTTGACATGGAGCTGGATGACCTACCCAAAGAGACACTGAAGGAGCTCATCTTTGAAGAAACTGCACGTTTCCAGCCCGGCTTTAGGTCTTAA
- the grsf1 gene encoding G-rich sequence factor 1: MSGSSKSLLFLLQRCVAVRQLTSPVGIQTRAGYGFVQQRTWTSAIRAVCLQRVGHLRCSAITSRHSLCTKTGGPCEAEYPPLPDYEPEAEPEKKDVYIVQVKGFSWSCTAQDLLQFFSDCRIRDGVNGIHLTVDRLGRPMGRAFIEMEAEEDVGKALEKHRQYLGQRYVEVYEVTNSDAETILKKVIEAPAQNRVVWVRGLPFSCTEADIVQFFSGLEIVENGITMVTNQRGRKTGEAYVHFSSQQAADEALQRDREVIGNRYIEVFPSRKNEISSTWRQQTISASPLAPHSYSASQANPRTASPQGSAVQLHYIHMRGIPFQASGEDIVKFFSPLVVSKILIECGRDGRPTGEADVYFSCHQDAMAAMSRDRQHIGERYIELFLNSVPYSN; encoded by the exons ATGTCCGGTAGCAGTaaatctctgttgtttttactgcagcGCTGTGTCGCAGTTAGACAGCTAACGTCACCCGTAGGTATCCAAACAAGAGCCGGGTATGGGTTCGTACAGCAGCGGACATGGACATCAGCGATCCgggctgtgtgtctgcagagggTCGGTCACCTCAGGTGCTCAGCGATAACTAGCCGACACAGTCTCTGCACCAAG ACAGGAGGACCGTGTGAAGCTGAATACCCGCCACTGCCGGACTATGAGCCCGAAGCAGAACCAGAGAAGAAGGACGTGTACATCGTGCAGGTGAAAGGTTTTTCCTGGTCGTGCACGGCTCAGGATCTCCTACAGTTCTTCTCAG ATTGTAGGATCCGTGATGGCGTGAACGGGATCCACCTCACTGTGGACAGACTCGGGAGGCCGATGGGTCGAGCCTTCATagagatggaggcagaggaggacGTCGGCAAAGCTctggagaaacacagacagtacCTGGGTCAACGATATGTTGAAG TGTACGAAGTGACGAACAGCGACGCCGAAACCATCCTAAAGAAAGTCATAGAAGCTCCAGCTCAAAACAGGGTTGTGTGGGTCAGAGGTCTCCCCTTCAGCTGCACGGAGGCCGATATCGTCCAGTTTTTTTCAG GTTTAGAGATAGTGGAGAATGGGATCACCATGGTCACAAaccaaagaggaagaaagactGGGGAAGCGTATGTGCACTTTTCCTCTCAGCAAGCAGCTGATGAAgctctgcagagagacagagaggtcaTAGGAAACAG ATACATTGAGGTGTTTCCCAGCAGAAAAAATGAGATCTCCTCAACTTGGAGGCAGCAAACGATTTCGGCTTCTCCTCTTGCCCCCCACTCATATTCTGCCTCACAGGCCAATCCCAGAACTG CGTCCCCTCAGGGctctgctgtgcagctgcactACATCCACATGCGGGGCATTCCTTTCCAGGCGTCTGGAGAGGACATTGTCAAG ttcttctctcctcttgtcGTGTCCAAGATCCTGATTGAATGTGGTCGCGATGGGAGGCCGACGGGAGAGGCCGACGTTTACTTCAGCTGCCACCAGGACGCCATGGCCGCCATgtccagagacagacagcacatAG GAGAAAGATACATCGAGTTATTCCTGAACTCTGTACCGTACTCTAATTGA